The genomic DNA TGCAGGCGTTCGACACCTTCGGCGTGGTGCCTCCGGGCTTTGGCATCGTGCACCAGGTGAACCTTGAATACCTGGCGCGCGGCGTGCACAAGCGCAAGGACGGCGTCTACTACCCCGACACCCTGGTGGGCACCGACAGCCACACCACCATGATCAACGGCATCGGCGTGGTGGGCTGGGGCGTGGGCGGCATCGAGGCCGAGGCCGCCATGCTGGGCCAGCCGGTGTACTTCCTCACGCCCGACGTGGTGGGCTTCGAGCTCACGGGCCAGCTGCGCGAGGGCGTGACGGCCACCGACCTCGTGCTCACGGTGACCGAGATCCTGCGCCAGCACAAGGTGGTGGGCAAGTTCGTGGAGTTCTTTGGCGAGGGCACGCGCACGCTGTCGCTGCCCGATCGCGCCACCATCGGGAACATGGCGCCCGAGTACGGCGCCACCATGGGCTTCTTCCCGGTGGATGAAAAGACCATCGACTACTTCCAGGGCACGGGCCGCACCAAGGGCGAGATCGAGGCCTTTGAGGCGTACTTCAAGGCCCAGGGCCTGTTCGGCGTGCCGCTGGCGGGCGAGATCGACTACTCTCAGGTCGTGCGGCTGAACCTGGGCGACGTCACGCCCAGCCTGGCGGGCCCCAAGCGCCCGCAGGACCGCATCGAGCTGGGCAAGGTCTGCAGCCAGTTCGCCGACCTGTTCAGCAAGCCCATCGCGCAAAACGGCTTCAACCGCCCGGCCGAGCTGCTGCACACCCGCCACCATGTGCGCCCGTCCGATGCGCCGGCCGAGGTGAGCGCACCCGCCGAGAAGCCCCTGCCTTCCGGCGCGCCGCGCTTCGTGGTGGAGATGGAGCACAACAAGCCCACCCTGGCCGCCGCGCACGCCGAGGTGCCCGCCCAGCAGGCCAGCCGCGCTGGCGACGTGACCCTGGGCAACGGCGACGTGCTGATCGCCGCCATCACCAGCTGCACCAACACCAGCAACCCCAGCGTGCTGCTGGCCGCGGGCCTGCTGGCCAAGAAGGCGGTGGAGGCGGGGCTCAAGGTCAAGCCGCACATCAAGACATCGCTGGCGCCCGGCTCGCGCATCGTCACTGAATACCTCACGCAGACCGGCCTGCTGCCCTACCTGGAAAAGCTGGGCTTCGCGCTCGCCGGCTACGGCTGCACGACCTGCATCGGCAATGCGGGCGACCTCACGCCCGAGCTGAATGAGGCCATCACCAGCAACGACCTCGTGTGCGCGGCCGTGCTCTCGGGCAACCGCAACTTCGAGGCGCGCATCCACCCCAACCTCAAGGCCAACTTCCTGGCCAGCCCGCCGCTGGTGGTGGCCTACGCCATCGCGGGCACCGTGCTCAAGGACCTGATGACCGAGCCCGTCGGCAAGGGCAAGGGCGGGCGCGACGTCTACCTGGGCGACATCTGGCCGACCAGCGACGAGATCCACCAGCTGATGAAGTTCGCGATGAACGGCAAGGCCTTCCGCGAGAACTACGCCAAGGTGGGCTCCGACCCCGGCAAGCTCTGGGAAAAGATCAAGGGCGTGGGCGGCAATGCCTACACCTGGCCCGCCAGCACCTACATCGCCGAGCCGCCGTTTTTTGCCCAGTTTGCTCTCGAAAAAGGAGCTGCCAGCGCAGATGCATCAAGCGCTGGCGGCCAAAATGACGCAAAGCTTCCGTCCGTGCTGGGTGCGCGCATCATGGCGCTGTTCGGCGACTCCATCACCACCGACCACATCTCGCCCGCCGGTTCCATCAAGGAAAGCTCGCCCGCGGGCCAGTGGCTGCTGCAGCACGGCGTGATGAAGCAGGACTTCAACAGCTATGGCGCGCGGCGCGGCAACCATGACGTGATGATGCGCGGCACCTTCGCCAATGTGCGCATCAAGAACCTCATGATTGCCCCCACGGCCGACGGCTCCCGCGAGGAGGGCGGCGTCACGGTGTTCCAGAACGAGGGCGCGCTGCAAGGCGAGAAGATGTTCATCTTCGACGCCGCCATGCAGTACATCGCCCAGCGCACCCCCACGGTCATCTTCGCCGGCGAGGAATACGGCACGGGCTCCAGCCGCGACTGGGCGGCCAAGGGCACGCAGCTGCTGGGCATCAAGGCCGTGGTGGCGCGCAGCTTCGAGCGCATCCACCGCTCCAACCTGGTGGGCATGGGCGTGTTGCCCCTGCAGTTCCGGGCGGGCGAGTCGTGGGAGACGCTGGGGCTCACCGGCAGCGAGGTGATCGATGTGGTGCCGGACCCCGCGCTCACCCCGCAAAGCGATGCGCAGCTCGTCATCCGCCGCGCGGACGGCTCGCGCCAGGAGGTCACGGTCACGCTGCGCATCGACACGCCGATCGAGGTGGACTACTACCAGGCGGGGGGCATCCTGCCCTTTGTGCTGCGCCAGCTGCTGGCCGGCTGAAGATGATGCGGGGGGGCCGGCGCTGCGGCGCCGCGCCCCGGGGGCCGCGCGCCCAGTCAGCCGTGTGCCAGGGAGACCGTAAAGAATGTGAATGCCTGCTTACTCGCCGATACACTTGTGACGTTGTGTCGAAATAGAGTCCCGCACTGCCTCACGCCCGTATGCCCCCTTCCACCCGCTTCAGGCCCTATCGCGCGCTGCTGACGGACACACCAGCCGTCACGGTGGTGCTGGTGGTGGCCGCGCTGGCGGCCGTGATGGTGCCGCTGGCGCAGATGATGGGCGATGGCGCGGGTTCCCAGCACGGCCTGGAGCCTTTCATGGAACTGGTGGCCGTGCTGCTCGGGCTGCTGGTGGTGTCGGTATCGCTGCACACCCTCGAAGCCCCCGAGCAAACCCGTGCCAACGTGCTGGTGGCGGGTTTCGGCGTGGCGGCGGCATGCAATTTTCTCCACGGCGTGCTGGCGCATTCGACCTCGGTCCACATGCCCACGGGCACGGCCGGCATCTCGCTGTGGCTCAGCAGCTGGGCCCGGGTGGCGGAGACGCTCACCCTGCTGCTCACGGCGGTGCACCTCACCGCCGCGGGCCCTGCCAAGGCGTGGCTGGCCGCCTCCGCCGGCATGGCGCTGCTGCTGCTGGGAACGGCGCTGGGGCCGCTGCCCGCATCGTTTGCGCAGGCCGCGGGCGGAGCCTTGCGGCAGTACCTGGCGTTCGGGCTCGTGCTGGTGCTGGCGGCGGTGGCCCTGCTGCTGCACCGCGATGCGGTGCGCCGGGGGCAGGCGCGCGAGCGCGTTTTCGCCTGGGCGGCGGCGGCCTTCGCCTGCGGTGAACTTTCGGTGGGCCTGCTGGGCGGCCATTCTCCCGTGGGCGGCCCGCTCGCCCACGGCTGGCGCATCGTGGCCTATGCGCTCCTGTACCAGGCGGTGTTCAACGCGGGCATCCGCCAGCCGTTTGCGCGTGTGCAGGAGGCCGAGCGGCTGCTGCGCGAAAGCCAGGGCCGCCTGTCGCTGCTTGGGCGCAACCTGCCCCACAGCGTGCTGTACCAGGTGGTGCGCGAGCACGACGGGCGCACGCACTTCGTGCACATGGGCGAGGCCATTGCCCGCCTCAACGGGGTCAGCGTCGAGGACGTGGTGCGCAACCCCAGCGTCCTGTACGGGCAGATCCTCGAGGAAGACCGCGCGCGCCTGCTGCGGGCCCAGGAGAACTCCTTCGTGAACATGGCGGCGGTGGAAGAGGTCTTCCGGATGCGCCGCCCGGACGGCCAGCTGCGCTGGATGCACCTGAGCGCCTCGCCGCGCCGGCTCGACGATGGCCGGGTGATGTGGGACGGTGTGCAGACCGATATCACCGCGCACCACCTGGCCGAGGAAGCCTCCCACGCGCACGAGGCCCTGATGGCCAACATGCTGCGGCAAGTGCCTGGCGGGGTGGCACGGCTGGACCGCGACCTGCGTGTGCTCTACGTCAACGAACAGCAGGCCCGCTGGCTGCACCGCGAGCCCGCGCAGCTGCAGGGGCAATTGCTGAGCGATGTGCTGGAGCCCGAAGTGATGCAGCGCATGCAGCCTCATTTCGACAAGGCGTTCGCGGGCGAGGCGGCGGTGTTCGAGAACCGCATCGACGGACCCGGCGGCACCCAGTGCCACCACACCACCATCGCCCCCGAAAGCGTGACGGACCAGGGCGTGCCCGCCGTGGTGCTGTTCGCCTACGACCTCACCGAGCTCAAGCGCATCGAGGAAGAGCTTGCGCACCAGAAGGCACACCTTGCGCGCGTGGTCAACGCCATGCCGGACATGGTGTTCCTCAAGGACGCGCAGGGTGTCTACCTGTCGGTCAACCCCGTGTTCGAGCGCTTTGCCGGGCGGCCGGAGCGCCAGATCGTGGGTTGCAGCGATTTCGATCTGGTGGCGCAGCCCGAGGCCGAGCGGTTCCGCAACTACGACCTGCGCGCCATGCAGGCCTGGCAGCCGCTGGTGTACGAGGAAACGCTCACTTTCGCCGAGGATGGCTACCAGGGCCAGTTCGAGACCATCAAGACCCCCATCCGCGACCTGCACGGCCGCGTGACCGGCGTGCTGGGCGTGTGCCGCGACATCACGGACCGCAAGCGAGCGGAGCAGGAGATCGAGCGCCTGGCGTTCTTCGACGCGCTGACGGGCCTGCCCAACCGGCGGCTGCTGCTCGATCGCCTGCAGCGCTCCATCGCCGCGTGCCAGCGCACCAGGAACCTGGGCGCGCTGCTGTTCATCGACCTGGACAACTTCAAGGACCTCAACGACACCCTGGGCCACGACATGGGCGACCAGCTCCTGGCGCAGGTGGCCACGCGCCTGGTGGGCAGCGTGCGCGAGGCCGACACCGTCGCGCGCTTTGGCGGCGACGAATTCGTCGTCATGCTCGAAGCCCTGGCGCCCCAGCTGCCGCAGGCGGCCGCGCAGGCGGAAACCGTGGCCGAGAAACTCCTGGCCAGCCTGAACCAGCCCTTCGAACTGGACGGCGCCCAGCACTACAGCACCCCCAGCATCGGCATCACCCTCTTTGGGGACGAACGCCTGAGCGTGGACGAACTGCTCAAACGCGCCGACCTGGCCATGTACCAGGCCAAGGCGGCGGGGCGCAACACCCAGCGCTTCTTCGACCCGGACATGCAGGCGGCCGTCAACGCGCGCTCCAACCTGGAGGCCGACCTGCGCCAGGGGCTGGCGCGGGGAGAACTGCTGGTGCACTACCAGCCCGTCGTGGACCACCAGTCCCAGCTCATGGGCGCCGAGGCCCTGGTGCGCTGGCGCCACCCCCAGCGCGGGATGATCAGCCCCGGCGACTTCATCCCCCTGGCAGAGCAGACAGGCCTGATCCTGCCGCTGGGGCAATACGTGCTGCAGACCGCGTGCCGGCAACTGCAGCGCTGGGCAGAGCACCCGGACACGGCGCACCTGTCCATCTCCGTGAACGTGAGCGCGCGGCAGTTTCGCCAGGCCGGCTTCGTGGCCGAAGTGCTGCAGACCCTGCACAGCCACCAGGCGGACCCGCGCAGGCTCAAGCTGGAGCTGACAGAAAGCCTGCTGCTGGGAGACATCGAGGACACCATCGCGCGGATGGTGCAGCTCAAGAGCGAAGGGGTGGGATTTGCGCTGGACGACTTCGGGACAGGGTACTCGTCCCTGTCGTACCTCAAGAGACTGCCGCTGGATCAGGTGAAGATAGACCAGAGCTTCGTGCGGGACGTGCTGGCGGACCCCAACGACGCGGCGATCGTGCGCACGATCCTGGCGCTGGCCAAGAGCCTGGACCTGCAGGTGGTGGCCGAGGGGGTGGAGACGACGGGGCAGCTGTCGTTCCTGCGGCTGCATGGCTGCGAGGGGTTCCAGGGGTTTCTTTTCGGGCGGCCGGTGCCCATCGACGTATTTGTGCGCGAGCACCAGCTGGGCCTGTTCGCGCAGCCCGTGGTGGCCGTGGCCGAGGGGCGCAAGCCATGACCGCCGGGCCAGGCATCCTCTGGGTGGACAGCGACACGCAGCATGCCGCGGTGGCGCGGCGCCTGATCGCCGCGCACCACCCGGGCTGGCGCGTGGTCAACAGCCCCACGCCGGACACCGCGCGGGCGCCGCTGGCCTCGCAGGCCTGGGATGCCGTGGTGCTGTGCCTCAAGCCCTCGGTGCAGGATCTGCCCGGCGTGCTGGAGCTGTGCGCCGGGCGCCCCGTGCTCATGTGCATCGACGCCCACCAGGAGGCCCTGGCCGCGCGCGCGTTCCGCTGCGGACTGGGCGACTACATGGTGCGTGACGCCGATGGCGTGGCCCACCTGGGCGAGCTGCTGCACCGGCTGGCCGCGCTGCTGCACAGGACCCAGGGGCAGAGCCAGCCCGTGCGCATGGTGGACGCCCGCATCTGGCAGGATGCGCTGACCCTGCTGCAGGAGCAGCGCGCCACGCTGCAGGTCACGCTTGCCAGCATGAGCCAGGGCATCTTCAAGACCGCGCCGGATGGGAGCATCACCGTCTACAACCAGCGCGTGCTCGAGCTGCTGGACCTGCCCGAATCCCTGATGGCCACGCGGCCCACCCTGGCCGACCTGACCCGCATCCAGGCCGAGCGGGGCGACTTTGGCGAAGGCCATCGCCTCGTGGACCGGCGCGGGCATGCCTACGTGGCGGGGGGCGCGGTCGCCGCCGCCCCGTCGGTCTACTGGCGCACCACGCGCGATGGCCGTACCTTCGAGGTGCGCACCACCGAGCTGCCCGACGGCGGCCTGGTGCGCACCTTCGCCGATGTGAGCGACTACGTGCGCGTGGAGAACGAGCTGCGCGAGAGCGAGGCACGCTTTCGCTCGCTGAGCGACCTGTCGTCCGACTGGTACTGGGAGCACGACGCCGAAGGCCGCTTCGTGCAGCTGGCGGGCGATCTGAGCGTCAATGGCATCCCCCTGTCCAACGTGATGGGCCGCACCCGCTGGGAGATCGGCGCGCTCAACATGACCGAGGCCGACTGGGCGGCGCACCGCGCGGTGCTGCAGGCCCGGCAGCCGTTTCGCGACCTGGAGCTGCAGCGCCACCGGCCCGATGGCAGCATGCACTGGATCTCGGTCAGCGGGGTGCCCGTGTTCGATGCCCAGGGCGCGCTGTGGGGCTACCGGGGCGTGGGCCGCGACATCACCGAGCGCAAGGAGGTCGAAAGCCAGATCGAGCGCCTGGCGTTCTACGACATGCTCACCGGCCTGCCCAACCGCCGCATGCTGGTGGACCGCCTGCAGCGCGCGATGGCGGTGGTCGCCCGGTCGGGTGCGCAGGGCGCGCTGCTGTTCATCGACCTGGACAACTTCAAGGACCTCAACGACACCCTGGGCCATGACACGGGCGACCAGCTGCTGCTGCAGGTGGCCCAGCGCCTGAAGGGCTGCGTGCGCGAGGCCGACACCGTGTCGCGCTTCGGCGGCGATGAGTTCGTGGTGCTGGTGGAGGGCCTGAGCGCCGACGGCCCCCATGCCAGTGCCGAGGCCGCCCTGGTGGCCAGCCACATCGCCACCACGCTGGGCAAGCCCTACGCGCTGGGCGAGACCAGCCACCACAGCACGCCCAGCATCGGCATCGCGCTGTTTGGCCAGCAGACCTGCAGCGTGGACGAACTGCTCAAGCACGCCGACCTGGCCATGTACCAGGCCAAGGCCGCGGGGCGCAACACTCAGCGCTTCTTCGACCCCGACATGCAGGCCGCCGTCAGCAACCGCTCGGCGCTGGAAGCCGACCTGCGCCGGGGCCTGCAGGAAAAAGAACTGGTGCTGTATTTCCAGCCCGTGGTGGACGGCAAGGGCCGCCTGCAGGGCGCGGAGGCCCTGGTGCGCTGGAAGCACCCGCGGCGCGGTCTCGTATCACCGGCCGAGTTCATTCCGCTGGCCGAACAGACGGGGCTGATCCTGCCGCTCGGGCACTGGGTGCTCGAAGCCGCCTGCGCGCAGCTCGTGGCCTGGTCGCGCAGCTCGCTCACGCGCCAGTTCTTTCTGTCGGTGAACGTGAGCGTGCGGCAGTTCCGCCAGCCCGATTTCGTCGAGCAGATGCTGGGCATCCTGCACAAGAGCGGCGCCAACCCCGAGCGCCTGAAGCTGGAACTGACCGAAAGCCTGCTGCTGGCGGATGTGGAGGACGTGATCTCGCGCATGGAATACCTGCGGCGCTACGGCGTGGGGTTCTCGCTCGATGACTTCGGCACGGGCTACTCGTCGCTGAGCTACCTCAAGCGCCTGCCGCTGGACCAGCTCAAGATCGACCAGGGCTTCGTGCGCGACCTGCAGACCGACCCCAACGACGCGGCCATCGTGCGCACCATCCTGGCCCTGGCGCACAGCCTGGACCTGGCCGTGGTGGCCGAAGGCGTGGAGACCACGGGGCAGCTGGAGTTCCTGCAGCGCCACGGCTGCCAGGCTTTCCAGGGCTATCTGTTTGGCCGCCCCATGCCGGCGGAGGTGCTGGAGCGCGCCCTGCGGCCCGCGCTGTGACGGCGCGCTGCCTTCCTCGCGCGGGCCCTGCGCCATGACAAGCCGCGGCGGGCGTCCGCACGGCACAATCGGTGCATGAAGAAGCAGGTACTGGTCGCCGGTGGCGGCATTGGGGGGCTGGCAGCGGCGCTGGGCGCATCGCGGGCGGGCTGGGACGTGCGGCTGTACGAGCGCGCCGCAGCCTTCAGCGAGGTGGGCGCGGGGGTGCAGATCGGGCCCAACGTGGTGCGCCGCCTGCAGGCCTGGGGCCTGCAGCAGCCGCTGCAGGCCGTGGCGGCGTTTCCGAGCCGGCTGCAGGTGCGCAATGCCGTCAGCGGCCGCGAACTGGCCGTGCTGCCGCTGGGCCCGACAGCGGTGCAGCGCTACGGCGCCGCCTACGCCACCATCCACCGCGCCGACCTGCATGGCCTGCTGCTGGCGGCGCTGACCAAATACACCGACACGCAGCTGCACCTCGCGCACGCGATCGAGGGCTTTGCCGATGGCGATGGCGTCGTCACCGTGCGCACGAGCCGGGGCAAGGAGGTGGAAGGCGATGCGCTCATCGGCGCCGACGGGCTGTGGAGCCGCACCCGCACGCAGCTGCTGGGCGCGGTGGCGCCGCGCGTGACGGGGCACCTGGCCTACCGCGCCCTGGTGCCGCAGCACGCGCTGCCCGGCGCGCTGCGCACCGCGCAGGTCACGGCCTGGCTGGGCCCGCGCCTGCATGCGGTGCAGTACCCCGTGCGCCGGGGCGAACTGCAGAACATCGTCGTCATCGTGCAGGGCCCCGCGCCGCAAGACCTGGAGAACTGGGACCATGCCGCCAACGCCACGGGGCTGGAACACGCCCTGCAGGGCACCTGCACCGCGCTGCAGGACGTGGTGCGCAGCGTGAGCGACCAGGGCGGCGCGGGCGGCTGGCGCCTGTGGCCGCTGTGCGACCGGCCGCCTGTGCGTGGCGCGGGCGACATGGCGCAGGGCCTGGTCGCCCTGCTGGGCGATGCCGCCCACCCCATGCGCCCTTACCTGGCCCAGGGCGCGGGCATGGCCATCGAGGACGCGGCGGAGCTGCAGCGCGCGCTGGCCATGCACGACCTGGAGGTGCCGCTGCGCCTGACCCGGTATGCCCTCAACCGCTGGCAGCGCAATGCGCGCGTGCAGGCCCGCTCCACGCGCAACGGGCGCATCTTCCACGCCATGGGCCCCGTGCGCTGGGGGCGGGATCTCTCATTGCGCCTGCTGGGCGAACGGCTGCTGGACGTGCCCTGGCTGTACCGGGGCGATGGCTCCATTGCCAGTTCGCTGTGATGCCCTTGCGCGATAGCTGGCCGCGCTGGATGGCGGGGCCCTCGCACCAATGAACTTTGCGCGGCATGCCTGCTCTATCCATGGGGGGCCATGGATGTAAAAAGCACCGCATGCGCACACAAACACCCTGTTCAAGGGCGGACCATGGTGCTACAAAGAGATGAGCCAGTAGCGATTCCCACTGCAACACCGTGGCACTTCCCGGGCCCGCCAGGGGTGCCGCCACAGGAGGTCGTATGGATGCCATCAGCAGTTTCGCCGCGCGCTACGCCCGCAGCCGCGAAGAGGAAATGTCGATCGACGAGTACCTCGCCGAGTGCAAGCGCGATCCCATGGCCTATGCCACGGCGGCCCAGCGCATGCTGGCCGCCATCGGCGATCCCGAGATGGTGGACACGCGCAACGACCCGCGCCTGTCGCGCATCTTCGCCAACAAGGTGATCAAGCGCTACCCCACGTTCGCCGAGTTCTACGGCATGGAGGATGCCATCGAGCAGGTGGTGAGCTTCTTTCGCCATGCCGCGCAGGGGCTGGAGGAGCGCAAGCAGATCCTCTACCTGCTGGGGCCGGTGGGCGGGGGCAAGAGTTCCATCGCCGAGCGGCTCAAGTACCTGATGCAGAAGGTGCCGTTCTATGCGATCAAGGGCTCTCCGGTGAACGAGTCGCCGCTCGGGCTGTTCGACGCGATGGAGGACGGCCCGGTGCTGGAGGAGCAGTTCGGCATTCACCGGCGCTACCTGCAGCGCGTGCTGTCGCCCTGGGCGGTCAAGCGGCTCGACGAGTTCGGCGGCGACATCCGCCAGTTCCGCGTGGTCAAGCGCTACCCCAGCATCTTGAAGCAGGTGGGCATTGCCAAGACCGAGCCGGGCGACGAGAACAACCAGGACATCTCCAGCCTGGTGGGCAAGGTGGACATCCGCAAGCTCGAGACCTTTGCCCAGGACGACACCGACGCCTACAGCTACAGCGGGGGCCTGTGCCTGGCCAACCAGGGGCTGCTGGAATTCGTGGAGATGTTCAAGGCGCCCATCAAGGTGCTGCACCCGCTGCTCACCGCCACGCAGGAGGGCAACTACAAGGGCACGGAGGGCTTCGGCGCGATTCCGTTCGACGGCGTGGTGCTGGCCCACAGCAATGAGAGCGAGTGGAAGGCCTTTCGCAACAACAAGAACAACGAGGCCTTCCTGGACCGCATCTACATCGTCAAGGTGCCGTACTGCCTGCGCGTGAGCGAGGAGATACGGATCTACGAGAAGCTGATCCGCGAATCGTCGCTGGGCAACGCCGTGTGCGCGCCGGGCACGCTCAAGATGATGTCGCAGTTCGCCATCTTGACGCGCCTGAAGGAGCCCGAGAACTCCAGCATCTTCAGCAAGATGCAGGTGTATGACGGCGAGAGCCTGAAGGACACCGACCCGCGCGCCAAGAGCTACCAGGAGTACCGCGACTACGCCGGCGTGGACGAGGGCATGACCGGCATCTCCACGCGCTTCGCGTTCAAGATCCTGTCCAAGGTGTTCAACTTCGACAGCGCCGAGCTGGCGGCCAACCCGGTGCACCTCATGTATGTGCTGGAGCAGCAGATCGAGCGCGAGCAGTTCCCCTCCGAGCTGGAAACCAAGTACACCAGCTACATCAAGGAGTTCCTGTCACCGCGCTATGCCGAGTTCATCGGCAAGGAGATACAGACGGCCTACCTGGAGAGTTACAGCGAGTACGGGCAGAACATCTTCGACCGCTACGTCACCTACGCCGACTACTGGATCCAGGACAACGAGTACCGCGACACCGACACCGGCGAGGTGTTCGACCGCAGTGCGCTCAACGCCGAACTCGAGAAGATCGAGAAGCCCGCTGGCATTGCCAACCCCAAGGATTTCCGCAACGAGATCGTCAACTTCGTGCTGCGCGCGCGCGCCAACAACCAGGGCAACAACCCGAGCTGGACCAGCTACGAGAAACTGCGCCTGGTGATCGAGAAGAAGATGTTCTCCAACACCGAGGAGCTGCTGCCCGTCATCAGCTTCAACGCGAAGGCCAGTGCCGAGGAGGCGCGCAAGCACGAGGATTTTGTCACCCGCATGGTGGACAAGGGCTACACCCCCAAGCAGGTGCGTTTGTTGTGCGAGTGGTACCTGCGCGTTCGAAAAAGCAGTTGATCGGGGTTGCCAGCGCGTCCCGCCGGGGCGCCTGTCCATGCATGGGAGCTAAGCAGATGGCATTGCAAATCATCGACCGCAGGCTCGCAGGCAAGAACAAGTCGGTCGGGAACCGCGAGCGCTTTGTCCGCCGCTTCAAGGAGCAGATCGCGGACAGCGTGCGCCGCGCTGTGTCCAGGCGCAGCATCCGCGACATCGAGCAGGCCGAGAGCGTCACCATCCCGCGCAAGGACATTGGCGAGCCCGTGTTCCACCATGGCCAGGGCGGCATCCACGACATGGTGCACCCCGGCAATGCGGAGCATGTGCGCGGCGACCGCATCGCGCGGCCCAAGGGGGGAACCGGCAGCGGCTCGCAGGCCAGCGACAGCGGGGAGGGAGAGGACGACTTCACCTTCACGCTGACCAAGGAAGAGTTCATGCAGCTCTTCTTCGAAGACCTCGCGCTGCCGCGCCTGCTGCGCACGCACATCGGAGAGAACCCGAAATGGAAGTCGCGCCGCGCCGGCTACAGCCAGGACGGCATTCCGAACAACCTGGCGGTGCTGCGCACCATGCGCGGGGCGCTGGGGCGGCGCATCGCGCTGGGCAAGGCGCCGCACCGCGAGCTTGTGGCGCTGCAGGCGCAGCTCGACGCGCTGCTGGCGCAGGATGACGGCACCAGCGAGGCGGTGGCCGAGCTGCAGCGCCGCATCGACACGCTCCGGCAGCGCATCGACCGGATTCCGTACCTCGACCCCATCGACCTGCGTTTTCGGGCCAGGGTGCAGGTGCCGGTGCCCAACAGCCAGGCGGTGATGTTCTGCCTGATGGACGTCTCGGGCTCCATGGACGAGGCCCGCAAGGACCTGGCCAAGCGCTTCTTCATCCTGCTGTACCTGTTCCTCACGCGGCACTACGAGACGATCGACATCGTCTTCATCCGCCACCACACCCAGGCCACCGAGGTGAGCGAGGAGCAGTTCTTCCACTCCACCGAGAGTGGTGGCACGGTGGTCAGCAGCGCGCTGGTGCTGCTCGACCAGATCATCCGCGCGCGCTACCCCGCTGGGGACTGGAACATCTACGCCGCCCAGGTCAGCGATGGCGACAACTTCACCAACGACAGCGGCAATTGCCGCAGCCTGCTGGTGGAGCGGATCCTCCCGCTGGTGCGCTACTTTGCCTACGTGCAGGTGGCCCAGGAAGAGCAGAACCTGTGGGACGAATACAGCCAGTTGCTGGCGCTCCATCCCCACTTCGCCATGCGCAAGGTCTCCGAGCCGGGCGACATCTATCCCGTGTTCCGCGACCTCTTCAAGAGCGAGGGGGTGCAGGTATGAACATGACCCAATACCCGGTGCTGGAGCGCCGCATCCGCGACAACCCCTGGAAGACCGCCCTCGTCGGCGAGCGCCGCCACCGCACCGTGCCCGAGCAGCTCCTGCCCGCCGGGGCGCGGCCCGCCCAGCCGCTGCCCGACCCGGGCGACTGGACGTTCGAGCTGATCGAGCGCTACCACGGCGCGATCGCCGCCACCGCCGAGCGCTTCGGCCT from Acidovorax sp. A79 includes the following:
- a CDS encoding FAD-dependent monooxygenase, translating into MKKQVLVAGGGIGGLAAALGASRAGWDVRLYERAAAFSEVGAGVQIGPNVVRRLQAWGLQQPLQAVAAFPSRLQVRNAVSGRELAVLPLGPTAVQRYGAAYATIHRADLHGLLLAALTKYTDTQLHLAHAIEGFADGDGVVTVRTSRGKEVEGDALIGADGLWSRTRTQLLGAVAPRVTGHLAYRALVPQHALPGALRTAQVTAWLGPRLHAVQYPVRRGELQNIVVIVQGPAPQDLENWDHAANATGLEHALQGTCTALQDVVRSVSDQGGAGGWRLWPLCDRPPVRGAGDMAQGLVALLGDAAHPMRPYLAQGAGMAIEDAAELQRALAMHDLEVPLRLTRYALNRWQRNARVQARSTRNGRIFHAMGPVRWGRDLSLRLLGERLLDVPWLYRGDGSIASSL
- a CDS encoding YeaH/YhbH family protein, which produces MALQIIDRRLAGKNKSVGNRERFVRRFKEQIADSVRRAVSRRSIRDIEQAESVTIPRKDIGEPVFHHGQGGIHDMVHPGNAEHVRGDRIARPKGGTGSGSQASDSGEGEDDFTFTLTKEEFMQLFFEDLALPRLLRTHIGENPKWKSRRAGYSQDGIPNNLAVLRTMRGALGRRIALGKAPHRELVALQAQLDALLAQDDGTSEAVAELQRRIDTLRQRIDRIPYLDPIDLRFRARVQVPVPNSQAVMFCLMDVSGSMDEARKDLAKRFFILLYLFLTRHYETIDIVFIRHHTQATEVSEEQFFHSTESGGTVVSSALVLLDQIIRARYPAGDWNIYAAQVSDGDNFTNDSGNCRSLLVERILPLVRYFAYVQVAQEEQNLWDEYSQLLALHPHFAMRKVSEPGDIYPVFRDLFKSEGVQV
- a CDS encoding bifunctional diguanylate cyclase/phosphodiesterase, with translation MTAGPGILWVDSDTQHAAVARRLIAAHHPGWRVVNSPTPDTARAPLASQAWDAVVLCLKPSVQDLPGVLELCAGRPVLMCIDAHQEALAARAFRCGLGDYMVRDADGVAHLGELLHRLAALLHRTQGQSQPVRMVDARIWQDALTLLQEQRATLQVTLASMSQGIFKTAPDGSITVYNQRVLELLDLPESLMATRPTLADLTRIQAERGDFGEGHRLVDRRGHAYVAGGAVAAAPSVYWRTTRDGRTFEVRTTELPDGGLVRTFADVSDYVRVENELRESEARFRSLSDLSSDWYWEHDAEGRFVQLAGDLSVNGIPLSNVMGRTRWEIGALNMTEADWAAHRAVLQARQPFRDLELQRHRPDGSMHWISVSGVPVFDAQGALWGYRGVGRDITERKEVESQIERLAFYDMLTGLPNRRMLVDRLQRAMAVVARSGAQGALLFIDLDNFKDLNDTLGHDTGDQLLLQVAQRLKGCVREADTVSRFGGDEFVVLVEGLSADGPHASAEAALVASHIATTLGKPYALGETSHHSTPSIGIALFGQQTCSVDELLKHADLAMYQAKAAGRNTQRFFDPDMQAAVSNRSALEADLRRGLQEKELVLYFQPVVDGKGRLQGAEALVRWKHPRRGLVSPAEFIPLAEQTGLILPLGHWVLEAACAQLVAWSRSSLTRQFFLSVNVSVRQFRQPDFVEQMLGILHKSGANPERLKLELTESLLLADVEDVISRMEYLRRYGVGFSLDDFGTGYSSLSYLKRLPLDQLKIDQGFVRDLQTDPNDAAIVRTILALAHSLDLAVVAEGVETTGQLEFLQRHGCQAFQGYLFGRPMPAEVLERALRPAL
- a CDS encoding PrkA family serine protein kinase; this translates as MDAISSFAARYARSREEEMSIDEYLAECKRDPMAYATAAQRMLAAIGDPEMVDTRNDPRLSRIFANKVIKRYPTFAEFYGMEDAIEQVVSFFRHAAQGLEERKQILYLLGPVGGGKSSIAERLKYLMQKVPFYAIKGSPVNESPLGLFDAMEDGPVLEEQFGIHRRYLQRVLSPWAVKRLDEFGGDIRQFRVVKRYPSILKQVGIAKTEPGDENNQDISSLVGKVDIRKLETFAQDDTDAYSYSGGLCLANQGLLEFVEMFKAPIKVLHPLLTATQEGNYKGTEGFGAIPFDGVVLAHSNESEWKAFRNNKNNEAFLDRIYIVKVPYCLRVSEEIRIYEKLIRESSLGNAVCAPGTLKMMSQFAILTRLKEPENSSIFSKMQVYDGESLKDTDPRAKSYQEYRDYAGVDEGMTGISTRFAFKILSKVFNFDSAELAANPVHLMYVLEQQIEREQFPSELETKYTSYIKEFLSPRYAEFIGKEIQTAYLESYSEYGQNIFDRYVTYADYWIQDNEYRDTDTGEVFDRSALNAELEKIEKPAGIANPKDFRNEIVNFVLRARANNQGNNPSWTSYEKLRLVIEKKMFSNTEELLPVISFNAKASAEEARKHEDFVTRMVDKGYTPKQVRLLCEWYLRVRKSS